Proteins from a genomic interval of Rosa chinensis cultivar Old Blush chromosome 2, RchiOBHm-V2, whole genome shotgun sequence:
- the LOC112189768 gene encoding uncharacterized protein LOC112189768 has product MASDPIPGMELVVASVSGYRGSELVNLIELMTHTGASYIGTLSPSNAFTHMVCRKFEGKRYQVAKKLKLIIVNHRWIEDCVKHRKRVPELPYTLQSGQEVGPLLLKVPLVAKPGFSVNKGKAVSDKAHVFGDSEEIIDLGCGPSRHGVSTDSSLLNENLFPDFQENNSSQKRQNKSVKTNSKKEPQSSSRDCFEDPPLSRSLRMEEFCRHSVRAQRNITSDTGTSMTEIPRKKRRLVKKNIGSTISVLSESDRECHPIRFHSIRNDRVTILSDDSNDELDTGTGIRDVGRKGVDVGGNHLSTSKDPNFSVVDEPTAPEGTPQNGCPEVDNSKEELEIKLDTEHATKSPSQELSCVICWTEFSTTRGILPCGHRYCYSCIENWADQLGSRRKISTCPLCKASFTVITKVDDAVTSDQNIFSQTIPSAPKVDISFLNDQGTSNFAAQSVSANGCSVCNSWEPEELLISCNVCQIQRIHTYCQDPFSTTWTCIHCKDLRMLYRSYHQY; this is encoded by the exons atgGCATCTGATCCAATTCCAGGCATGGAGTTGGTGGTGGCCTCCGTCAGTGGGTACCGGGGATCGGAGCTGGTGAATCTGATCGAGCTCATGACTCACACCGGTGCCAGCTACATCGGTACCTTGTCGCCGTCCAATGCCTTCACTCATATG GTGTGCCGGAAATTTGAGGGAAAGAGATATCAAGTGGCTAAAAAGTTGAAACTCATAATTGTTAACCACCGGTGGATTGAGGATTGCGTAAAGCATCGAAAGCGAGTTCCTGAGCTTCCCTATACCTTGCAAAG TGGACAGGAAGTGGGACCCTTACTGTTGAAAGTTCCACTTGTTGCTAAACCAGGCTTCTCGGTTAACAAGGGGAAAGCGGTTTCTGATAAAGCTCATGTTTTTGGCGACTCTGAAGAAATTATCGATCTGGGGTGTGGACCTTCTCGCCATGGTGTTTCGACTGATTCAAGTCTATTGAATGAG AATTTGTTTCCTGACTTTCAAGAAAACAATAGTTCCCAGAAGCGACAGAATAAATCTgtgaaaacaaattcaaagaaagAGCCACAATCTAGTAGCAGAGACTGTTTTGAAGATCCTCCTTTATCCAGATCACTCAGAATGGAG GAGTTTTGCAGGCATTCAGTTAGAGCTCAAAGAAATATTACCAGTGACACTGGAACCAGCATGACTGAAATTCCACGTAAAAAAAGGAGGCTTGTGAAAAAGAATATTGGCTCTACAATATCAGTACTCTCAGAATCTGATCGAGAATGCCACCCAATCAGATTTCACAGCATCCGTAATGACAGGGTCACAATCCTTTCTGATGATTCTAATGACGAGTTAGACACTGGAACAGGAATCAGAGATGTGGGACGTAAAGGTGTTGATGTCGGTGGTAATCACTTATCTACTTCCAAGGATCCCAATTTTTCTGTTGTGGATGAGCCTACAGCTCCTGAGGGAACTCCACAAAATGGGTGCCCTGAAGTAGATAATTCAAAAGAGGAATTGGAAATCAAGTTGGACACAGAGCATGCCACCAAAAGTCCTTCACAGGAATTATCGTGTGTTATATGCTGGACAGAGTTTAGTACAACCCGAGGAATTTTGCCATGTGGTCATCGATACTGTTATTCTTGTATTGAAAATTGGGCTGATCAACTG GGTTCAAGGAGAAAGATTTCAACATGCCCTTTATGCAAAGCTTCATTTACAGTCATTACCAAGGTTGATGATGCAGTCACTAGTGATCAAAATATATTTTCTCAAACCATTCCATCTGCCCCAAAAGTGGACATTTCATTTCTTAATGACCAGGGAACATCTAATTTTGCTGCTCAG TCCGTATCAGCAAATGGTTGTTCTGTGTGTAATTCTTGGGAACCCGAAGAGCTGCTTATTAGTTGTAATGTCTGCCAAATTCAGCGCATCCATACCTACTGCCAGGACCCTTTTTCAACTACATGGACATGCATTCACTGCAAAGATCTTCGAATGCTCTACCGCAGCTATCATCAATATTGA